The Pontibacter korlensis sequence AGTGGAGCTGGCAAAAAGGGTAGTGGATATGTGGATGAGCTTGTTGAAAAGTATAAGTGCGATGGCTGTGCTAAACACAGCCAATATAGCAATGTACATCAGCGCTTCCCAAGCTCCTGGCACATGCTGCAGTTTGTAGAAAAAGTCAGTGGTGAGCAGGTAAACCAACGCTACAGGCCCTACAGTAAGTAGCGCCAGGCTTGATAGAGCAATCGCCTTCATGCCGTGCAGGCGGTGCTTGATGATGTTAGCACTGGTGCCGTAGAAAATAGTGGCTAGCACAATGTATAGGCCATAGTACATGTTGCCTAGGTCAGCATTACCATTCCCGGAGAAAATCAAGACAGCCGTACCTGCGATTCCAATAATAATGCCCAACATGCGCATCCAGGTGATGGGCTGGCCAAATAAGACTGCGCCGACCAGGAGCGTGAACAGCGCAGTTAACGAGTTAAGTACACCCGCTAGCCCGCTGGCCAGTCGCGTTTCGGCTATGGCAAATAGAAAGGCCGGAAAGAAGTTGCCTAGTAGCCCGGTGCCTAGTAAAAACTTCCAGCGGCTTGACTCTACTTTGCGCAGGTTTTTAATAGCAAACGGTAATAATGCTGCACATGCAATGACCATGCGCAAAGCACCTACTTCATCAGAAGCATATACTACCAACCCTTTTTTGATGAGTATAAACGAGGTGCCCCAAATGAGCGCAAGTATGGTAACCAGAACCCAAGCTATTGCTGGAGTTGAGGTTTCTTGTGCAGCGGGAGTAGTGGCAGTTTTGATAGTTGGAAAGTTAGAAGGTTAAAAAGTTAGAAAGTTGTTTATAATAGAAACCAGCTTCCCGACTTAAATGCAAATATAAAAGGAGTTGAAGTCTCAACATGCACGTCAAACCTTCAACTCCTTAAAAACTTTCTAACCCTCTAACTTTTTAACTCTCCACATAGCTCATGGTTTGGGCGATCTCGTCCAGCGTGTCGTAGATCTCCTGAATGTCTTCAGACTGCACCAGTTTCATGCGCAGCGGCTTGAAGTGTGGAAGGCCACGGAAGTAGTTAGTGTAGTGACGGCGCATCTCAAAGATGCCCAACTTGTCACCCTTCCATTCCAGCGAGTGCGTAAAGTGCTGGCGGCATACTTCCACGCGCTCCTCCAGTGTCGGCCCCGGCAGTATCTCACCGGTGTTCATGTAATGCTTGATTTCGTTGAAGATCCACGGGTAGCCGATGCTGGCGCGGCCGATCATAATGCCATCCACGCCGTACTTGTTGCTGTATTCCAGTGCTTTCTGCGGAGAATCAATGTCGCCGTTGCCGAAGATCGGGATGTGCATGCGCGGGTTGTTCTTAACCTCTGCGATCAGGCTCCAGTCGGCCTCCCCTTTATACATTTGCACGCGCGTGCGGCCATGTATACTTAAAGCTTTTATGCCGATATCCTGCAGACGCTCAGCTGTCTCTACAATGTACTTGGTGTTCTCGTCCCAGCCCAGGCGTGTCTTTACTGTAACAGGCAAGTCAGTCGCTTTTACGATTTCCTCGGTCATTTTTACCATTTTAGGAATATCGCGCAGCAAAGCAGCTCCAGCACCTTTACAGGCTACATTCTTTACAGGGCAGCCATAGTTAATATCGATTAGGTCTGGGCCTGCCTGTGCCGATACAATAGCGGCCTCACGCATCGACTCAATATCAGATCCGAAAATCTGTATACCAATAGGGCGCTCGTAGTCAAAAATGTCGAGTTTTTGCACACTTTTGGCGGCATCACGTATCAAACCCTCAGAGGAGATAAACTCCGTGTACATAAGGTCGGCACCGTTGGCTTTACACACTTTACGGAACGGCGGATCACTCACGTCCTCCATTGGTGCGAGTAGTAACGGAAACTCTCCTAGCTCTATGTTAGCAATCTTTACCAAAGCAAAATCTATATTTTCGCGTAAATTTACGCCAATAAAACCTAATTTTCAGTATGAAAGGTTTCATCTCGAAAGATCTGTACCCAAGTTGGGTATTGTTACTGCTGATAGTATACATGGCTGGCGGTTACTTTGTGGCGATGTTTGCCGTGGGTTTGCTGGCAAATTGGATCTTTGGGATTAGTCTTTTTGAGCTGGCAAATGTGGCCACTAACCCGGCCGATCATCCGCAAGGACCGGATGTAATGCTGCTCTTGCAGGGCGTGCTGCAATTCATTGCCTTTATTATCGCACCTGCTATCCTTTTGCTTTCCCTCAACTATAGGCTAGGCGATTATTTGAATTGGAAGGTGCGGTCTCCCTGGCTACTGGTGCTGCTGAGCGGCCTGCTGATTATTGCTATCATGCCCGCTAACTCTGTTATCATCAACTGGAACGCCAACATGGGCTTTCCTGACTTTATGAGTGGCTTTGAGCAATGGGCACGGGAACAGGAAGAGCAGTTGGCAGAGCTTACTAAGCTCATTACTCAATTTAGCTCTGTGCCTGAGTTACTGATAGGTCTGGTGGTGTTTGCGGCTATACCTGCTGTAGGGGAGGAGCTGGTGTTCAGAGGTATTGCACAGCGGCAAATCTTCCGCTGGTCTGGTAACATACATGTGGCCATTTGGGTAACAGGTATCATCTTCGCCGCCATCCACGTGCAGTTCTTTGGCTTTTTGCCACGGGCTATACTTGGAGCACTGTTTGGTTATTTATACTTTTGGTCGGGCCGCATTATTGTGCCGATTGTGGCGCACTTTGTAAACAACGGGTTTACGGTTTTTATGCTATACTTGCAGCAAACGCGCACCATTGATGCGGATATTGAGAGCACAGAGGCAATGCCGTGGTACCTTATAGCGTTGTCGGTTTTGATAAGTGCCGCTATTCTGTACTTTCTGTACCAGTCTTTTATCCGCCTGCCACTGCGCGAAGAAAGTATGGCTGAGACCCGCGAAATAGAAGACCGGGCATAAGTAAAACAACCAAAGCTAATCCTCTTATACTTGTCGCTACGCCGATACAAGTCCTTTTCATGAGTAAAAAATTATCAACCCTCAGTAATCTAAACCAACGAATCATAGTAGGGGTGCTGGGCGCCGCGTTGTTTGTAGGGAGTATCTGGTATAGCGAGTGGACCTATTATCTGTTGTTTCTGGGGCTTACCCTGCTAGGCATCTCTGAGTTTTATACTTTGGTAGGAGTGCAGGGTATGAGGCCTAATAAGCCACTGGGGCTTATGCTTGGCGGTGTGTTCTTTACGTCTGTATTTCTGGTGCAGAAAGACTCTGCTCCCGGAGAGTTATTGTACCTCTCTTTACCGTTGCTGTTTCTGGTATTTATCGCTGAAATGTACCGCAAGAAGCCGCAACCTTTCACCAACATTGCTTTCACTATAACCGGTGCGGCCTATGTGGCTGGCCCGTTTGGGCTGTTGCACCTGCTGGGATACCTGGGCGGCGAGTACAGCTGGCAGCCTATACTTGGCCTGATGCTGCTTATTTGGGCATCAGATACCGGTGCATATATAGCAGGTAAGAACTTTGGTAAACATAAACTGTTCGAGCGCGTATCGCCTGGCAAGACCTGGGAAGGTTGGATTGGCGGTACCATATTGGCTGTGCTGGTTGGCTACGGTATGTCCTTCGTGTTTATGGACCTAGAGGTGTACCAATGGATAGGCATGGCGGTATTGGTAGCCATTTTCGGGGTTCTTGGAGACCTTTCGGAGTCTATGCTTAAGCGCAGCCTTGGCGTAAAAGACTCAGGCACACTGTTGCCAGGCCACGGTGGCCTTCTCGATCGTTTCGACAGCCTCTTAATGGCTATTCCATTCATTGTTGCCTTCCTCCAGATCTTCTAAAAAATTTTGTAGCCTGCCCGTAGGAGGTTGCAAGTATAATTCTCAACTTTGCCTCGAATTTATCAATGATTGATTACTCACACTAAATTTTATTGAGTAGATGATGTTATATAAAGAGCCAGCACCGATCAAGGATAGGGAAAATCCTTTCGAGTCGATGATGTCGCGCTTCAACATTGCAGCTGAGGTGCTAGGGTTGGATGAGGAGGTGTACAACGTTCTTAAGTCTCCTACGCGTCAGGTAATAGTGAATGTGCCTGTTACGATGGATGATGGCAAGGTGCGTGTGTTCGAAGGCTTCCGTGTAATTCACTCTAACATTCTGGGCCCATCAAAAGGCGGTATCCGTTATGCCCCGGATGTGTTTCTGGATGAAGTGAAAGCACTTGCTGCCTGGATGACCTGGAAGTGTGCTGTAGTTGACATTCCTTATGGTGGAGCAAAAGGTGGTATAATCTGTGATCCATACTCTATGTCTGCTGGCGAAATTGAACGCTTAACCAGAGCTTATACCTCTTCTTTGGTAGATATCTTTGGCCCTGACCGAGACATTCCAGCTCCGGATATGGGTACTGGCCCGCGTGAGATGGCTTGGCTGATGGACGAATACTCTAAAACAAAAGGCTCTACCGAACACGCTGTAGTAACAGGTAAACCGCTGGTATTAGGTGGTTCGCTTGGCCGTGTAGAGGCTACTGGCCGTGGTGTAATGGTGTCGGCAATGGCTGCGATGGATAAACTGGGTATGGATCCTAATAAATCAACAGCTGTGGTACAGGGCTTCGGTAACGTAGGTGCCTGGGCAGCTAAGCTGATGGCTGAGCGTGGCGTTAAAATACTTGGTGTTAGTGATGTGAGCGGTGCTTACTGGAATGACAACGGTATTGATATTGAGGAGGCTATTGAGTATAAAAATGCACACAACGGCCGTCTTGAGGGCTACAAAGGTGCAGAGCAAATGGATCCGGGCGAACTGCTTACTACTAAAGTGGACGTGCTGGTACCGGCCGCTGTGGAAGACGTTATCACGATCCACAATGTAAACAAGATCCAGGCCCGCCTGATTGTAGAAGGTGCCAACGGTCCAACCTCTTATAAGGCTGACAATATCATCAACGAGAAAGGTATTATGGTAGTGCCGGATATTCTCGCTAACTCTGGAGGTGTTACCGTGTCATACTTCGAGTGGGTGCAAAACCGCATGGGCTTTAAATGGACACTGGACCGCGTAAATGAGCGTGCCGAGCGCATTATGAACGAGGCCTTTGAGCGTGTGTATGCAGCATCGCAGAAGTATAATGTGCCAATGCGTATTGCAGCCTACATTGTAGCAATCGATAAAGTTGCCATGACATACAAATATCGCGGGGGCTTCTAGAAAAATTTTTAGAGGAATAAGCGAAAGATTGTATAATTTTGAAGCAGGTAATAGCCCATCTATGTAACTGGATGGGCTATTATAACTTATAAAGTACCTGCGGCAAACATAAAATCGGATGAAAATTCACAAGGAAGGACGGAAAATATTATTTTTTACATTGTTGATTTTGGTAGTGCTTAACCTGTTGCTCTACAACTTCAACGCAGAGAATGGTACCTTTAATAAAGTTTTTTCCGCCGTTTCAGCCGTTCTTTTCCTGTTAATCCTGCAGTTCTTCCGAAGCCCTTATCGTACTTTGCTGCTGCATGATGACTTGATTATTGCCCCGGCCGATGGCAAAGTGGTAGTAATTGAAGAGGTGGAGGAGCCGGAGTATTTCAAAGATAAGCGTAAGCAGATTTCTATTTTCATGTCGCCGATCAATGTGCACATCACGCGCAACCCTGTATCCGGCATCGTAAAATATTTTAAGTATCACCCGGGGAACTACTTTGTAGCTTGGCACCCAAAATCAAGCACGCAGAATGAGCGTACTACCGTAGTGGTGGAATCTACGGCAGGGCCGGAAGTGCTTTTTCGCCAGATTGCCGGAGCTATGGCACGCCGTATTGTATGGTATGTGAATGAGGGCGACGAGGTGAGCCAGGGAGAAGAATTCGGCTTTATCAAATTCGGTTCTCGTGTAGACATCTTTGTGCCACTTGACACAGAAATCAAAGCCGAGTTGGGTCAGAAAACTAAAGGTGGCCAAACAGTAATCGCCCAGTTGAAGACGCCACCACCAACTATCTTTGGGTAAAACAATGGACATAAAGCATAAAACAGAAAGGCCGCTGCAAGTATAAACTGCAGCGGCCTTTCTGTTTTATAAAGCTTGAAGCGTTTAGTACCAGCTTTCTACGAGTTTCATCAGTTGCTCCAGATACTTTTGGTCTACTGCATCAAAGTCGTTGAGCTTGTCGCTGTCGACATCTAGCACCAGTTTTACCTCGCCATCTTTTATGGCTGGCAACACAATTTCTGACTTAGAGTCGCTGCTGCAGGCAATATGACCAGGAAAAGCCTCCACATCAGGAACTAAGATAGTTTTCTGCTGAGTATAGCAGGCACCGCAAACTCCTTTGTGGTAAGCTATGCGTGTGCAGGCAACAGGTCCTTGGAATGGCCCCAGTACCAGCTGTTCTTCCTTATTGAAGTACACGCCTACCCAAAAGAAGCCCATGCCCTGGCGCAGAGCAGCTACCATATTAGAGATGTTGGCTATAAGATCAGTTTCGCCTGTAGTTAATGCTTCTATTTGCGGAAGCAGCGCTTTATACTTTTCCTCTTTGCTTAAGTTAGCATCTACTATAAGAGACTCGGCCATAGTGTAGTTACGAATGAGAAATTGGGTAAATAAGTAATTTATGCTTGATTATCAGTAACGTTTTTATCTGTTATGGTAGTGCAACAGCTGATCAAGGCCTATGGTTTGAATGCTGCTCAATTTACCGAACGCCATACCTGGAGCCTTCACGCCGGCAGGTATAGTTTTGTGCAGGCTTTTAAAGACCAAAGCTTCGTCCCAAAGGTTAGCCTGCAGCAGGCTCTCCAGCAGAAAAGTGCCACCCTCTACCATCACCGACAGCACATTGCGCTGGTGCAGCTCCTGCATGATCTGCGGTAGCATGGGTTCATCCTCCCTCAGTTGCACAAAGTGTACATTTTCGCGGCTCTCCTGCTCTTTGTAAGTATAAACCACCGTAGGCTGGCTTCCGTCAAAAAGGTGAAGGTGAGGGGGGAGGAGCAGGTTTTTGTCTATCACAATGCGAAGCGGGCTAGAGCCATGCCAGAGGCGCGTGTTCAGGCGAGGGTTATCGTAGAGGGCAGTACGACTGCCAACCATAATTGCCTGCTCTTCAGATCGCCATTTATGCACCAGCCTTTGTGCCAGCACTCCACTGATCTGCTCTTGTTGGTAGTTGGCTGCAGCGATAAAACCGTCTGCTGTCTCGGCCCATTTAAGCGTAAGATAGGGGCGCTTTCGGCTGTGGAAAGTAAAGAAACGTCTGTTTAGTTCAAGTCCTTCTTCCTCCAGAACGCCTACCTTTACCTGTGTTCCCGCCTCAAATAGCTTTTTGATGCCACGGCCCGCTACCAGTGGGTTAGGGTCAGTATTGCAGATAACTACATCCTTTACACCATGGCTAATAAGCAAATCGGCACAGGGAGGGGTTTTGCCATAGTGCGAGCACGGTTCCAGTGTTACATATACGCGGCTCTTAGGTAACAAACTTTTATCCTCTACTGAGGCAATAGCGTTCACCTCGGCATGCGGGCCGCCATGCTGTTTATGCCAGCCTTCACCAATAATCTGCCCGTCGTGCACCACCACACAACCTACCATTGGATTGGGGCTGGTGCAGCCATTGCCTAGGCGAGCCAGCTCCAGGGCGCGTTGCATACATCTTTCGTCGGACATAGGACAGTTAAAAAGTTGGAGAGTTAAGAAGTTAGAAGATTACTTAAAATAGGGTCTTGGCGCAATCACGATGAGCCAAAGGTGGCTTTATCAGCACTTCCTAACATTTAAACCTTATAGCTTTCTACCTCAGAAAGCCTACTTTTGCAAAGATACCTAAATCAAGAGAAAGTATAGACGTGGCTACTATTCAACAGTTACAGCAAATCGTTCGGGAAAGTATAAAAGGTACACACTCAGAGCCAGAAGTAGCAAGTATAGCTCAACTGGTGCTGGAGCATGTACTGCAAAAGAACCGGGTGCAGCTATCGCTGTCGCAGCAGGAAGAGGTAGCTCCCGAGCAGGTGGCGCAGGTAGAACAGATGGTGCAGCGACTACAGAAGCATGAGCCGGTGCAGTATGTGTTGGGGGTGGCGCATTTCTATGGTCTGGAGCTACAGGTGGATGAACGTGTGCTAATACCAAGGCCCGAGACGGAGGAGTTAGTTGATTTGGTGCTGCGAGAGCATAAAGGGCAGGAGGGGCTACAAGTGCTGGATATTTGTGCAGGCAGTGGGTGCATTCCATTGGCCTTGGCAGCAAATTTGCCCCGTGCACAAGTATACGGCCTTGAGGTATCGGAAGGAGCATTGAAGGTAGCCAAAGCTAATGCCAGAGAGTATAACCTGCTAGTAGAGTGGATACAGGCGGATATTTTTGAGCCAGTGCCTCGTATAGCTGCTGAGTCCTTAGATATTATCACGAGTAATCCGCCCTATGTGCTTGAAGAGGAGAAGATGCAGATGCGGCAGAACGTACTGCAGTATGAACCCCACCTGGCGCTGTTCGTGCCTGACCAGGATCCGCTTAAATACTACAAAAGAATAACTGAGGTGGCGCTACAGCTTCTGAAAAAAGGTGGTAACTTATACTTTGAGATAAACGAGCGCTACGGCCAGCAGGTGCAAGAGCTTCTAAACCAAGCAGGCTTTGCAGAGGCGGAGGTAGTTGAGGATTTGTTTGGCAAGGAGCGCATCGTTAAGGGCATACGATAGCTTATGCACAGAAAATAAGGAGTAAATTATTCGATGTAAAAGTTAAAATTGTACTTTTGCAGCAAAGTATACTCTGCGCAGGCGTGCTGAAGCATTAGCTACTATAAAGTTGTACTGCTCGCTTATGATAGGTCGTTCCATTCACGTTTTGTGGAGTGGCACTAATCAAATACTAGTAAAATACTTGAACAGACTAAACAAACATAATCAACGTGTACCAGGAAATACTTAATAAAGAAGCCAAACTTGCAGTTATTGGCTTAGGCTACGTAGGATTGCCTATTGCATTAGCCTTTGCTAAGAAAGTAAAAGTAATCGGGTTTGATATAAACTCGAAGCGCGTAGAATTAATGCGCAACAACATTGACCCAAGTGGAGAGTTGGAGAGCAGCGAATTTGAGGGGGCAGACATAGAGTTTACTGATAGTCTTGATGTACTGCGCGAGGCCTGCTTCTTTATTGTGGCTGTTCCTACACCTATCGACGAGCATGCTCAGCCAGACCTAAAGCCACTTCTTTCTGCCTCTACTACTGTTGGTAAAGTGCTGAAGAAAGGTGACTATGTCGTGTTTGAATCGACAGTGTATCCTGGTTGCACGGAGGAAGACTGTGTACCAGTACTGGAGCGTGAGTCAGGGTTGAAGTTTGGTGAAGACTTCAAAGTAGGTTATTCACCGGAGCGTATAAACCCAGGTGATAAGGAGCATACTTTGGCAAAGATTGTGAAAGTTGTCTCTGGTAGCGATCCGGAGGCAGCCGAAGAAATTGCGCAAGTATATGAACTAGTGATTGATGCAGGTGTACACCGTGCTTCTACTATCAAAGTGGCTGAGGCTGCCAAAGTGATTGAGAACACACAGCGTGACCTTAACATTGCGCTCATGAACGAGTTGTCCATCATCTTTGATAAGATGAACATCAACACTTATGAGGTTTTGGAGGCTGCAGGCACTAAATGGAACTTCCTGCGTTTCTCTCCTGGTCTGGTGGGCGGCCACTGCATCGGTGTAGATCCATACTACCTGACTTACAAAGCCAAGGCATTAGGTTATGATGCCAAAGTTATCCTCAGCGGTCGCAGCACCAACGATAACATGGGCGCGCATATCGCCAACAAACTGGTGAAAATGATGATCATGCGCGGCAAGAATGTTTCTCAGACGAAGGTGCTGGTAATGGGAGCTACTTTCAAGGAAAACGTAGAAGATATTCGTAACTCTAAGGTAGTAGATGTGATTCGTGAGTTGAGGAGCTTCAATGTAAATGTTGAGGTAGTGGATCCCTACGCAAGCTCTGAAGAACTGCAGCACGAGTATGGTTTTGGTCTGGTGGAAGAGGCTGGTAAGGACTATGATGCTGTTGTGGTGGCTGTGCCGCACAAGCCGTACCTGGAACTGGATGAGAACTATTTCAAGTCAATCATGAACGGTAGTCCTATTCTTGTGGACCTGAAGGGCATCTTCCGCAACAAGATTTCTGAAATAGAATATAAGAGTTTATAAAAAATTAGACTGTTGGCAAACGAAAAGATATTGGTAACCGGAGGCGCAGGCTATATCGGCTCTCACACCGTGGTGGAGCTGGTGGAAGCAGGATACGAGCCTGTGATTATAGACAACTTCTCTAACTCAGAGGAGAGTGCACTTGAGGGAATTGCAGATATACTTGGTCGCAATGTACCTTGTCACCGCATCGATTGTACTGATGTTGAGGCGTTGCGGCAGGTGTTTAGACAGGAACAGAATATACAAGGTGTAATCCACTTTGCAGCTTATAAGGCTGTAGGGGAATCAGTGTCGGAGCCACTAAAGTACTACCACAATAATGTAGGCTCTCTTGTAGCGCTGCTGCAGGTGATGGATGAGTTTAAGGTGCCTAGCCTGGTGTTTTCATCATCCTGCACGGTGTATGGCATTCCGGATAAGTTGCCTGTAACGGAAGAGACGCCGGTGCAGAAAGCTAACTCTCCATATGGAAATACTAAAAAGGTATGTGAAGAGGTTCTTACTGATCTCGCTAGCAGCGGGAAAAGTCAGCTTAAATCCATTGCTCTGCGTTACTTTAACCCTATTGGAGCCCACCCCTCAGCAAAGATTGGAGAGTTGCCACTAGGGGTGCCAAATAACTTAGTGCCTTTTATTACACAAACAGCGGCAGGAATACGTGAGCAGCTTACAGTATTTGGGGATGACTATGATACACCGGATGGCACGTGTGTTCGGGACTACATTCATGTGGTAGATTTGGCAAAAGCACACGTGGTGGCAGTAGAGCGTTTGCTGCAGGGCAAAGCTGACAGCATTGAATTCTTTAATGTAGGCACAGGTACAGGTAATACTGTACTAGAGGCGATCAAAGCTTTTGAGAAGGCATCAGGGCAGAAGCTGAACTATAAAGTAGGTCCACGCCGTGCCGGTGATGTGCCTAAGATATACGCTGACGTGACCAAAGCGACAGAGGTGCTTGGTTTCAAAACCACCAGCACACTGGAAGAAGCGATGAAAAGCGCTTGGGATTGGCAAGTGTCTCTTCAGAAAGTAAAATAGTAGATATTAAGATGAAGGTATTGATTACAGGGGGTGCTGGTTTCATTGGTTCGCACGTGGTGCGGCTGTTCGTTACCAAGTACCCGCACTACCAGGTCTACAACCTCGACAAGCTCACCTACGCGGGCAACTTGGAGAACCTCTCCGACATCGAGGACAGGGAGAACTACACCTTCCTCAGGGGAGACATCGTGGACGCAGGCTACCTGGAGGAGATCTTCTCCGGGTATAAGTTCGACGCGGTGATCCACCTGGCGGCCGAGTCGCACGTGGACCGCTCCATTACAGACCCCTTGGCTTTCGTCGAGACGAACGTGATCGGCACGGTGAACCTGCTGAACGCGGCCAGGAGGCACTGGAAAGATGACTTGGGCAAGCACCTGTTCTACCACATCTCCACCGACGAGGTGTACGGCTCGCTGGGCGAGCAGGGGCTCTTCACCGAGTCCACGGCCTACGACCCGCGCTCCCCGTACTCAGCCTCCAAGGCCTCTTCCGACCACTTCGTCAGGGCCTGGCACCATACCTACGGCCTGCCGGTGAAGGTGTCCAACTGCTCGAACAACTACGGCCCGAACCACTTCCCCGAGAAGCTCATCCCGCTGGCGATCCACAACATCAAAAGCGAAAAGCCGGTGCCGGTGTACGGTAAAGGAGAGAATGTGCGTGATTGGCTCTACGTGCTCGACCACGCGAGGGCCATCGATGTGATCTTCCATGAGGGCAGGGTGGGCGAGACCTACAACATCGGCGGGGTGAACGAGTGGCGCAACCTGGACCTAATCCACTTGCTCTGCGATGTGATGGACCAGAAGCTGGGGCGCGAGAAGGGCCACT is a genomic window containing:
- a CDS encoding DMT family transporter codes for the protein MKTATTPAAQETSTPAIAWVLVTILALIWGTSFILIKKGLVVYASDEVGALRMVIACAALLPFAIKNLRKVESSRWKFLLGTGLLGNFFPAFLFAIAETRLASGLAGVLNSLTALFTLLVGAVLFGQPITWMRMLGIIIGIAGTAVLIFSGNGNADLGNMYYGLYIVLATIFYGTSANIIKHRLHGMKAIALSSLALLTVGPVALVYLLTTDFFYKLQHVPGAWEALMYIAILAVFSTAIALILFNKLIHISTTLFASSTTYLIPVVALMWGVLDGETIHLWHYIGMVIILVGVFIVNRAK
- the dusB gene encoding tRNA dihydrouridine synthase DusB, producing the protein MVKIANIELGEFPLLLAPMEDVSDPPFRKVCKANGADLMYTEFISSEGLIRDAAKSVQKLDIFDYERPIGIQIFGSDIESMREAAIVSAQAGPDLIDINYGCPVKNVACKGAGAALLRDIPKMVKMTEEIVKATDLPVTVKTRLGWDENTKYIVETAERLQDIGIKALSIHGRTRVQMYKGEADWSLIAEVKNNPRMHIPIFGNGDIDSPQKALEYSNKYGVDGIMIGRASIGYPWIFNEIKHYMNTGEILPGPTLEERVEVCRQHFTHSLEWKGDKLGIFEMRRHYTNYFRGLPHFKPLRMKLVQSEDIQEIYDTLDEIAQTMSYVES
- a CDS encoding CPBP family intramembrane glutamic endopeptidase encodes the protein MKGFISKDLYPSWVLLLLIVYMAGGYFVAMFAVGLLANWIFGISLFELANVATNPADHPQGPDVMLLLQGVLQFIAFIIAPAILLLSLNYRLGDYLNWKVRSPWLLVLLSGLLIIAIMPANSVIINWNANMGFPDFMSGFEQWAREQEEQLAELTKLITQFSSVPELLIGLVVFAAIPAVGEELVFRGIAQRQIFRWSGNIHVAIWVTGIIFAAIHVQFFGFLPRAILGALFGYLYFWSGRIIVPIVAHFVNNGFTVFMLYLQQTRTIDADIESTEAMPWYLIALSVLISAAILYFLYQSFIRLPLREESMAETREIEDRA
- a CDS encoding phosphatidate cytidylyltransferase — translated: MSKKLSTLSNLNQRIIVGVLGAALFVGSIWYSEWTYYLLFLGLTLLGISEFYTLVGVQGMRPNKPLGLMLGGVFFTSVFLVQKDSAPGELLYLSLPLLFLVFIAEMYRKKPQPFTNIAFTITGAAYVAGPFGLLHLLGYLGGEYSWQPILGLMLLIWASDTGAYIAGKNFGKHKLFERVSPGKTWEGWIGGTILAVLVGYGMSFVFMDLEVYQWIGMAVLVAIFGVLGDLSESMLKRSLGVKDSGTLLPGHGGLLDRFDSLLMAIPFIVAFLQIF
- a CDS encoding Glu/Leu/Phe/Val family dehydrogenase, with translation MLYKEPAPIKDRENPFESMMSRFNIAAEVLGLDEEVYNVLKSPTRQVIVNVPVTMDDGKVRVFEGFRVIHSNILGPSKGGIRYAPDVFLDEVKALAAWMTWKCAVVDIPYGGAKGGIICDPYSMSAGEIERLTRAYTSSLVDIFGPDRDIPAPDMGTGPREMAWLMDEYSKTKGSTEHAVVTGKPLVLGGSLGRVEATGRGVMVSAMAAMDKLGMDPNKSTAVVQGFGNVGAWAAKLMAERGVKILGVSDVSGAYWNDNGIDIEEAIEYKNAHNGRLEGYKGAEQMDPGELLTTKVDVLVPAAVEDVITIHNVNKIQARLIVEGANGPTSYKADNIINEKGIMVVPDILANSGGVTVSYFEWVQNRMGFKWTLDRVNERAERIMNEAFERVYAASQKYNVPMRIAAYIVAIDKVAMTYKYRGGF
- a CDS encoding phosphatidylserine decarboxylase family protein — its product is MKIHKEGRKILFFTLLILVVLNLLLYNFNAENGTFNKVFSAVSAVLFLLILQFFRSPYRTLLLHDDLIIAPADGKVVVIEEVEEPEYFKDKRKQISIFMSPINVHITRNPVSGIVKYFKYHPGNYFVAWHPKSSTQNERTTVVVESTAGPEVLFRQIAGAMARRIVWYVNEGDEVSQGEEFGFIKFGSRVDIFVPLDTEIKAELGQKTKGGQTVIAQLKTPPPTIFG
- a CDS encoding GAF domain-containing protein; its protein translation is MAESLIVDANLSKEEKYKALLPQIEALTTGETDLIANISNMVAALRQGMGFFWVGVYFNKEEQLVLGPFQGPVACTRIAYHKGVCGACYTQQKTILVPDVEAFPGHIACSSDSKSEIVLPAIKDGEVKLVLDVDSDKLNDFDAVDQKYLEQLMKLVESWY
- the ribD gene encoding bifunctional diaminohydroxyphosphoribosylaminopyrimidine deaminase/5-amino-6-(5-phosphoribosylamino)uracil reductase RibD, yielding MSDERCMQRALELARLGNGCTSPNPMVGCVVVHDGQIIGEGWHKQHGGPHAEVNAIASVEDKSLLPKSRVYVTLEPCSHYGKTPPCADLLISHGVKDVVICNTDPNPLVAGRGIKKLFEAGTQVKVGVLEEEGLELNRRFFTFHSRKRPYLTLKWAETADGFIAAANYQQEQISGVLAQRLVHKWRSEEQAIMVGSRTALYDNPRLNTRLWHGSSPLRIVIDKNLLLPPHLHLFDGSQPTVVYTYKEQESRENVHFVQLREDEPMLPQIMQELHQRNVLSVMVEGGTFLLESLLQANLWDEALVFKSLHKTIPAGVKAPGMAFGKLSSIQTIGLDQLLHYHNR
- the prmC gene encoding peptide chain release factor N(5)-glutamine methyltransferase gives rise to the protein MATIQQLQQIVRESIKGTHSEPEVASIAQLVLEHVLQKNRVQLSLSQQEEVAPEQVAQVEQMVQRLQKHEPVQYVLGVAHFYGLELQVDERVLIPRPETEELVDLVLREHKGQEGLQVLDICAGSGCIPLALAANLPRAQVYGLEVSEGALKVAKANAREYNLLVEWIQADIFEPVPRIAAESLDIITSNPPYVLEEEKMQMRQNVLQYEPHLALFVPDQDPLKYYKRITEVALQLLKKGGNLYFEINERYGQQVQELLNQAGFAEAEVVEDLFGKERIVKGIR
- a CDS encoding nucleotide sugar dehydrogenase, which codes for MYQEILNKEAKLAVIGLGYVGLPIALAFAKKVKVIGFDINSKRVELMRNNIDPSGELESSEFEGADIEFTDSLDVLREACFFIVAVPTPIDEHAQPDLKPLLSASTTVGKVLKKGDYVVFESTVYPGCTEEDCVPVLERESGLKFGEDFKVGYSPERINPGDKEHTLAKIVKVVSGSDPEAAEEIAQVYELVIDAGVHRASTIKVAEAAKVIENTQRDLNIALMNELSIIFDKMNINTYEVLEAAGTKWNFLRFSPGLVGGHCIGVDPYYLTYKAKALGYDAKVILSGRSTNDNMGAHIANKLVKMMIMRGKNVSQTKVLVMGATFKENVEDIRNSKVVDVIRELRSFNVNVEVVDPYASSEELQHEYGFGLVEEAGKDYDAVVVAVPHKPYLELDENYFKSIMNGSPILVDLKGIFRNKISEIEYKSL